CATTTTCCTTCATTTCAGTTTACTCTCTGCCTCTCTCCCTTTTCAACCCTACACATCTTCAATGTGTTGGTACAATGTTCTAAAGTAGTTTTCTCTCCATTCCCTTTCAAGTGTTTTTTAGCTTTTTTAATTTGGTCCAAAGTAAGTGATTTTTAAAGAAACCAAGAaggtattaattatttttcccTCAAAATTACCCTTGTCTAATAAATGATTGAACAAACTTCTAAGAAGTCTTTGTAATTTCCCATGAGGAAATTTGAGAAGAACTAAAGGTTAATAGAGTCAATAGCATCCTTAATTAAAGTTCCAAAGTAGCTTTCTTAATAGGTGTGCACAAGGCTAAAAAATCAATGGAGGGAGTAGTTAACTTCTCTTATACCTTTTTTTTAATCGGTATTTTCCATTTGTAAAcatgtttttattatttcctttgatgttgTAGGGCAATATACCTGAACCTGTTTTGGGCTTTAATTGTGTTGGTGGCAATGCTGCTTCATTGATCCTAAAATTCCTGAAGTAAGATGGtattcttaattttattttctagtCAATTCAACTTTCCAGATATAAAGACATAGCATGTTTCTTGCAGGCAGGGTGGCACTATGGTGACATATGGGGGGATGTCAAAGAAACCGATAACTGTATCTACTTCGTCTTTTATATTCAAGGCAAGTCTCAAGCATTACAGTTTCATGTTCTTCCTGTGAAGAAGTAGCTCTATGGTAGAactattttcaattattcctGAATGAGCAGTAGCACGGTTGAGGAAAGCAATGTGGAATAAAGTTGTGAGACCTTGGATGGTAAAATAGGATCTTGAGATACATCCACAGTGTTGCAATCTTTGAGTTATCAGGTAGAATCTATTAAATTCTCGTAACCTGCAAGTCATACATAAGTACCTTTCTTTTGAGAATTTTTCATCTTCTCCAATGTTAACTGTTCTAAACAAAGTATTAAAACCTCAATGAGGCCAACGAGCTGTATGGGGAGTCTTGCCTGACCAGATGTGTGGGCTCAGCTCAACATTGGCCACCGTCTTGCCTCTCCACCCCAATTTCCTgcaaaaggaaaacaagaaaaCAAACCTCAATAAGTAGTCTACTTAATGCATGATTGTAAACAAAGAATATTTAACGTGGTTGGGGAGTGGATCAAATAAGAGCCTCAAGTATATGCATTTAATACCTGTAAAAATTTAATATTGGAACCTAGTGAGTGATGTGATAGTGTATGccattaggaaaaaaaaaatattgaactgTTTTTGAAACTATATTTTCAGGAGCTTACCTTGACAGGATTCTGGCTACAGAGGTGGATGAGTACAGACAAAGCTGAAGAACGCCAATCCATGATAGACTATCTTTTGGGCCTATGTAGAGATGGGAAACTGAATTACGAGTATGAACCCCCCTCTCTCACTTGATGTCAGGATGTCCTTGTGATAACTAGAATTTTaatgaaattgaaaaactaAATATCCAATGATTCTTCTAAAcagttgaaatttgaaaatgttTTTGCGGCTTGCTGACAGTCCTTCATTTTCATACAGGTTGGAAGTAGCACcttttgatgattttcataCATCTCTGGAAAAGGCTATGGGAAAGCGAGGAAGGCAACCCAAACAAGTTCTTAAATTCTAAGTCATGGGCACTTGGCTTTGATCTAAAACTAGTGCAAATATGAACATTACTCTGAATTTGAGTGCTGCAGTCATAATCTGTGTACCTGTAGTAGCCTACATAGTTATTGTTGAGGTCCTCCAGTCtagatccaaaaaaaaaatgtttcaaGGCGTGGAAATTCATCCCATCGCTGATAGTCGTATAGGCAGAGAGTTTGAGCTTTGTTACTGCAGACCTTTTTTGTAAGATCGAGCCAGTTAAGGTCTGTTGACATGGGGGAATATACTGAACATCGAATGTATCCTGAAGATGCAACGAAAAATAACAAGACAATCGGCAGTGCCACCCGATGTGGCAtcttttctcctttctcttAAAGAGGTTCAATTCAGTATGCCTGTGTCTTTAAACCTGTTGGCCAACCTCCTTCAACCTGTTGTCTTTAAACCATGACTGACCAACTTCTCGATGTGAATTTTGAGGATTCACTGTCACTGTAAGGTTTTATATTTAACATTCATGTTTAGTACAAaacgagactgagatggttcgGACGTGTAAGGAGGATAGGAGGGGATGTCCCAAAAAGTCGTTTCTTGTACAATTATGTAGTATTTTGTTATAGTTACTGCTCTTTTTTGTCAAACTGTTTTATCATGTTTTCTGATAGTATTTTGTCATGGATTCTACACTCCCGTTGTTTCTGTTTTGAATTGCTGGAAACAGACAACAACCTCTCTGGGTAAGGTATGCATATGTATACCTTATCCTTTCTAGACCTCACTTTTGAAATTACACTGAATAaattgttatttgttaggaacaCTTCAGATGCATTGGGAGTGTGAGAATAATGATTGTGTTACACCCTAGTCATCTTCACATAGAGGTTGATTCTATTATCACCCAATGTTCTAATTTAAGTCATGAAATGAGGAATGTGActcaaaaatcatgaaattcttGTCCAGAGTGAGCAGAATGCCGGCTTTCTCTACCCTAGTTTTGTATTACGCAGTAttgtaaaataatattaatattagaaTTTGAGCAATTAAATTATACATAGAATAAAGTATAAGATCAATGTTAGTTGTATATGCTTAGCTTGTTTGTCGAggtcaaaataattgaatatcATGTGGACTTTGGATTTACAAGAATGAACATTTAAAGTTTAAATGTCTGAAGTTGGACCTTGTCAAAGCCACAACTTCAGTAAAAAATGTGTGAAGTTGGCCTCGGCAAGATATTATATATCTGAAGTCTTGCCAAGGCTACCATAACTTCAAGCAAATATGGTTGATGTTTGGCAGTCAGAAGGCCGCATTTTAAACAAAACCAAACCTTCATACGTGAACTTTCGCAGCTTTAGTCACGTATGTGTGAAATTGTTTCCGGAGTGAGTAAacttataaaagaaaattaatttcaGTTACAAATTAAATAACGATATCAAAAGTGCAGTTGGGTCTAAAACAGTCATGAAGTATCATGTTTCACTTGCGTCAGACTGGCCTTAAAGAAGCTGATTGTTATATTTGCTCAATGGCTGATACGAAAAGCAAACATTTTTGTGAAAGGATACTTCAATCTAGTATTAATTTGAGCATAAACATTACAAATTtatgttgcttggactcttcaaaaaAACGTTGCTGACACGCATCAAGCAGCATTTTCTAAAGAATCCGAGCAACATAGTTATAAATAGGTGTAGCGGAATTAAAGCCTGTGGTATAGGCCAACAAACAATGACACGAAATGCACGTTGTTGTGGGAAAATATGGGTACGTATATTTCCAGACAAACCAGCTATACTAAGAACCCATTCCCATGGAATAAATTAATGGAGATACAAAGAAATCGTAACATGCAAAATAGTCTCAAGAAGAAAGGGAAAGGGAAACATAACTCAAAAGTGATCAACATAAATTCAAGGCAAAAAAAGCAAATCAAAATTGTAATATCAATACCACTATATTATCAAAATCTTATACAACAGCATATTCCCAAATGATCACttagtttctttctttttcatccTTATTGTTCTTCTGTTCTATGATTTGTTTACAAACAGTTTTGAGTTTGCAAACAGAAaacatctttttttttcctttttacagAAAATTTTGAGGGGGGAAGGATTCTTGAGTATATGAATCCATTGATTACCCCCATCATGCGTGCGCTCCCCATAACAACCCCATGTATGAACGGAGGCAAAACCCAACTCTCCAAAGCTCAGTTTAAAAGAACAATCAAACAGATGTTACAAATGGCTAACCTGCCAAAACCAAATCACACTCCAGACACTGATGAAACAAGCTGTTGAGGAAATATAGTATGGATCATCATCATTTTGTTGTATCAGGATCAAACTTTAGAGCCTCATTCCATATGAGCTCCTTTATGTCTTCCTCGCTTAGAGAGGCTTGTTCAAAGTCGAAGTTGAAAGGAGAAGCGCAAACTGGTTCCTCATTTATCTCATGGAGACTTATCATGAATGGATGATTCAACGCATCCTCAACTGCATGCACATGAAATCAACAGAAGAATCTAATGAGCAAACAATTTTAGAAAAGTAAACAAAAATTGCAGTGGTTGCCAATGAGCATACCGGTTATGCGTTTAGCTGGATCGAAAACCAACATCTTTTCTGCAAGATCAAGGGCTAAAGGGGAAACATCTGGGAAATGCTCAGAAAAGGGTTGTTTTGGAACTCGAGGGAGCTGCTTAACGTACTTCCTAGCATTGTCACTCCTTAGGAATCCAAGATCAGACTCCTCTGGTGAACCTAATAACTTAATTACAGAAAAGAGCAACAAAACAGGCTTCATAGTTGGTCTATAAAGACTGATAATAAAGTAGATCAACTATAGATGAGCATTAGAGATagttaatgaatatatatactactccctccatttcaatttatttgtcttactttcttttttagtttgtATCAAAAAGAACGCCTCTTTCATAATTTGGGAACTCTTTAATTTGAACATATCACATGACATGTCTAAGGCCACAAGATTAAAAGGAATTTTGGTATGTtatacatatctttagtttaagaccacaagattcaaaagttgtCTTTACTTTTTTAAACTCCGTGCCCAGTCAAACTAAGaaacataaattgaaacagagggaCTAATATCTGGCTAATTTAGAAGAATAAGATACAACTACGTATCAGTGGAAGCAGGCATACCTTAATGATAAGCCCCAATTGCTGAGCATAGTCTCTCCCGGGAAAAAGAGGCTCTCTCTTAATGAGTTCCATCAAAATGCAACCAACTGACCATATATCAATGGCTGCAGTATATTCAGTACAATTAAGTAGTAGCTCGGGTGCCCTATACCATCGGGTAACAACATACTCAGTCATAAAATCTGCCTCGGAAGTGGTTCTAGCAAGCCCAAAATCACAAATCTTGAGGTCACAGTTTGCATTGAGTAGCAAGTTGCTAGGTTTCAGATCCCGGTGCAGAACATTAGCAGAATGTACATACTTGAGTCCACGTAATAATTGATAGAGAAAGTACTGAAAAGCATCATAAAGAGGATGTTACAAAACTTTGCCAAACCAAAGTGAGTATTCCATTGTGCCAATATACACAATATAACTAGGCATGCATTAAAACAATAAAGTGTGGATTTGTTAAATAGGAGTTAATACAGAATTATTTGAAAAACACAGCTTAAATAGTTGCAACTTGCAAGTGAGATCATTTgctgatttatttatttttgtaaccGAGAAATCTCCAAGAGCCAGTGGTGCACCATTCGAACTCAATGGATGATCAGGCCCACTGAATAATATCATATTAAGACTAAAGTAGTTTAAACTACCATCGTTCACTTTCTAGTACTGAGATACTGAAAACTCCGGTATCAAGCCATACAAGTAAATAAAGACGGATTCAATGGACATTGGCCAAACTGATGTGGTGTAAATTATGACTGCACAAATATGGTAAAGCTTGGTCAGGCAATAAGtagttctttctttttcttttgtgtgAGTGAAAACCTGTATGCAGCAGAAGATATAGAAACTGACAAACTGCTGTGCCATCACCAACGacacaaaataaagaaaatgaaatgatGAACTTAGATAAAATTTCCAATTTGAGACTTCATGAAGCATGAAAgtaaacataaccaatcataTACAGAAGGAAACAGATTGTTCTCTCAAATTTTCTCCTATGTGTAATTAGAAGTTATGGAACTGTTTTAGGAACAAGCATAAACTGCAAATAGCATCAGATCCAGAAAGGTTACTAAATAGATCTCCCTTAAACACCATAAGCAAACCAGCTAATAAACATGCTAGTGAAAGGAGTTACTCCCTCCATTAAACTTCGTTTGGCACTATTTCCTTGTTAGTCTGTTCAAAAGAGAATGGCATATTTCTAGATTTCCCTAATATTAAGCCACAAACTTTATGACATGTTTTAAGACTATCAGAAGTCTTATACCTACACAAATGTTATGGCATATTTATGACCACAAATCTCAGGAGTctttatttctttcttaaactctgACCCAAGTCAAATAATGCTCgacaaattgaaatggagagaGTAGCTGATATGCTAATCCAACCAATGCAGTAGTGATTGGACTAGCAACTGCCTCCTCCAAAATTTCAGAACCCTCTCACATCCACCAGGATATCCCAAAAGCATGTGCACTCCCAAGTCCCCAAAGAGTCCAGAGGTGGATTTAGGACTTAAATTTAATGGATTcaatttttaagattttcaaTATTGAATTCATTGTAATGTTAAAAATCATGGGTTCAAATGTAATATTTATTGAGATTTTAGTGGATTTTTACAAATAAATCTATATTCCGTGTTGAAAGTTATGGATTCAGATGAACCCATAGCCGAAAGGCTACATTCGCCCTAGCCAAAGACAAAACAAAAGTTATTAGATATAGCAAAATCTGTCCTTTGCTCCCCCAACACTCATAGGAGTAGTTTGTTGAAAAGCTTCTTCTGAGAACACCATAAAATGTGAAATGAACTTTCAAATTTTGTAGCCATCTTCAAACCTTAAAATGGATAATTTGGAGTGTGCAGTTAGCTGTATAATAGTGCATATTCAAGTTGTTCCCAGTTCTATCCCGTTCTCACTGTTTCTGTCAAATAAATCCAGAACAGCTAGGATGAACAAATTGCTTTTCTCATTCTCGGAAATGTGTCAGGGTAAACTAACCATTTCCACAGTGTACAACTTAGTAGCACATCATGAAACAAAGAATCAGTAATTAGCATAACCAGCAAGTTTGATCTATTCATCAAACGTCAATTATAATTGCACGTATAACAAATTACTAAGACATTCTATTCAAATGAAAATTGGATTTTCTAACTGTCACAGAGTAACTGTTATACAtacattatttaaaatttaatgaaaaatgagCATAAGTAGAGAGACAGACATACTTGACAGTGATCTTCTGTGAGAGCCTGTGAAGAGCGTATTATCTGATGCAGATCAGTATCCATTAGCTCATACACGATATACACATCATTGAATTCCTCTCTGTCTGGTGGTCTtactatatctttaattttgatGATCTGCAGAACCAGTACACCAATATCAAAATCTAGGAATATTGATAACCAAATTAAAGATTATACTGAAAAAGACACTAGACGCAAAGTAATAAACTTCGTTTCAGAGACTATTGAGTGAAAACATAGTCTTTATCCGCAGATACATGACAGTCATACTGAAGATTCCATTAGCATTTGGCACAATCAAACAAAAGATATACAAAAGATTGAGGGGAAAACGAAACAAATCTCTAAGATAAAAGCACTATACTAGTTAGCAATTAATTCGAGAATACATTTTCATGATCCATGTGAGAAAGAAGTTTGATCTCGCGAAGAGTCCTCTTTGCATCAATTCTATTTTCAAATGCATTCCCAATTTTTTTGATGGCTATCTCCTCCTTTGTCTCTGAATTTGTAGCACAGCTGCAAAGGAACCCAACAAAAAGTTAATTTGCCACCCAATAAGACTAACAAGAACAgaatccaaatcaaatcaaatcaattaaccATAGTCATTCCAATTAACATAAATAATTCCTATAGTTTGACACTTGTTTCTCAGTCTCACTAAGGCAGGAGACTTGAAATTTATTCACAACTTTACTCACCACAGAATTCTTTCTTGTTTATCTGACATATGAGCTATGTAACTACACAAAGAAACCCCAAAAATTCTAACAAAAGAACCAAACTTTAGGAAAAAATGAAATCCAAACTACACACACATGAGCTGACCCAGTATTACTGCATTCATTTCTATCAGTTCGGATCATGTTTGTGTGTGTACCACACCCACATGAAACCCAACTGACTCTAAATTCTAAATCCGCAATTTACACACCCAAAAGAGTCTTGCAGCAGATTTAACTACACCCATTGTTTTTCGGTTCAATTCTTCTTTGTACATTGGCAATAGATTTTgggaataaaattttaaaaatctgatcttcaaacaaattcaagttttccaacacaaattcaaattccaaAAATCATAACTTCAAAAAGAGCtcaaaaagaagaattttagGAATGAATGAAATACCAGACGATTCCATAAGCGCCACGGCCTACGGGTTGAATTGGAGGGACATACTTTGAGGTAACTTCAAACAAGTTACCAACAACAGTGTACTCAACATATTTGCCATCGCGAGTTGGAATTCCTTTAATTTCCACTGAATTTTCAATGTTTTCAGTTTCCATTTCTGCTTTCTCTGTatcccttttcttcttctgACAGAAATTGATTTGGAATATGAAGAATCTTAAGAGCTCTGTTCAAGAAATAGACCAAAAAAAAAGCTATGGGAAGGAAAGTATGAACGGATACAAAGTTTGGGTCTTTTTGGGTGGTAAGTGAGTCCGACCCGATATTTGTTGAGCTTTTTcagttttgaattttgaatggGATTCCCTCCCTCCCTCCTCACTCTTATGATCGTTTTCCCACTTAGTATAACTCGCTTAAAATTTAGTATTGTGGGTTGGAGTTGATTTATAGTAAAATAATGCTGACATCATTTTAGTGTAAAATTTGATGTTATGGATTGGAAATGTCTTTAATATTATTGGTTTCGTCTCAATTTATGATGGTATTAAATTGAATACGACATttaagaaatcaagaaatttttaATCCAAAATAAAAAAGGCATAAATATTGTTGTGGTTTATCAACCAtatgataaaatttaaatttagataGTTACTAACTAAAAAGAGTGAAAATCAATTGGGACTTGGGAATATTTGGTTCACAtgataaaaatgaaatataattgTCACGATCTAACCCCGTGGGccatgactagtgtccgaattggacactcgtatacacacttattatctatagtcaatcagcaattaaacatgatatagaaTTTATACGGGCAGCACATCATCTCAAAttgtcacttatatatataccaaaatcaactatctcgtggggagtcttaattgtcaaaaatacgataacataatacgtaagtcgacaaggctttcactccgaatgtaaacgtccaaaaacataatccatactagtacaccggatAACATCTATACACAACtcactcatgtgtctacagacctctaagaggattaacaatagcatatgacgggacagggccccgccgtacccctaaatacgtaaatatatacattataaggattagtaccaaaagttcaggctccgagacaatggagcacttcaaactcgttgagtagaatcctaagctggcggctctccaaaataagtatctatacctacgggcataaaatgcagtcCCCCGAAGAAAgtgggtcagtacgatatatgtactgagtatataagcataaaatacaataagaaacatcatagctaaagtagagatttcccgaaacaagtatgatactcaagaagtcactgtacctgtaccttatgaaataaagtcatgcatgcttatatcatatatcatatccggccctttagggactcggtgaatctgtcgtatacatacatatcatattcagcccatcatggcctcatgtcatatcatcatatacatatataccgtacccggccctctagtgaggaactcggtgaattatgcagtgaaactgtgcacgaatacatactcggcccgggacttggtgaaagatacattaaggcatgcacgagtagagtagtgggtaaccatatgcatttaaatcatcatttgagaatcaatagaataattcaaatgaacaatcatttgaaaatcaagacaatattcaattcaagtaacctccgattgacattataaattattccaaatatgaattatacagaagtatgatttatactaaaatacgacttataccaacttggatggctggaatcatacatatgagtcaatacataacgatataaattttgaaaattaagaacattcgccatcctagtatatctaggaataagagcttcgttggaattttatacattcgtcgtccatttatttcataagatcatgccaaaagaaagaaaggttagctttacatacctttagcgtttatacgaaTATGTtgcccaatattttctcaacctatattaaaacgttaagcactatggttaagctatgaacatgaataaaacGTATTCTACCGTTactaggttatttctaaaaaaaaatgggacagcacctcccctataccgcttacttttccactttcaaatcaaccatataatcatcaagcaatatcaacaatccaaaatattgacataaagcaaaatttattattgacaataagcctagaatgttgccacccgaattatgttacccaAAACAGTAAGTTCGGAAAAccgagtacctcaagttgtgtccacattttgaaattgaaaacggTAAAACTGGACTTAATGACctcatgaaacttttagatctatatcttaagttttcaacccaaaagaaatcaattcaaaactcattttgtacaaaaagatatcatcaaaacactaacagctatacatgagagatttttttcaatccagaatctggacagaatttgtctcatGACTCATCCCTTTTTTTCGACATCAAAACAGTAGACATAGACTACAACATAAActtaagagttgtaggtacgtgtattatctttccaaaaaatatttaatatctaaaatcaaagatctacacaatgagatattccagaattactaccagctataCAATCCCAAAAACGGATTTGAACACTCataatcttcatacaccttttccctccaaattcaagaacaacaactcatcaaaaacatcaaaataatatcaaccattattatacatcattaaTAAGCTAATTCCATCAATTTAAGCTACCTAAAATAACCCTTtgacccataaatctcaacaaatcatcaaactagtttataacactattttctccgttctaatccgttaaaactctaattaaacttgttaacaatgaaaaaaggactttaatattaccttaagtgTGCAGCAAACAAATTAAATCTTCTACTTATTGGCTgatatctagctcaaattgaagccaacgcgacgtacaacaattttctcttcatgagcttcggatttcggaACTCAAATTTTTGTCGGATTGagattttctctcaagaacttcctctctctctttctggaaatttatggatgttttattatttgaggatgaagatAGAAACTTAAACAAATCCCTTAAGGATGTggttattgggcctgacccgagttagaatcgggttgggccgaatctaCTATCCAACTTGACCCCTGTGTCTTAAAATATGCATATCTCCTTATTCCGATGTCACCTCTAGACTcacaacctatggttggaaagatatttcaatattctacaactttcattttgagggtttttctaaattaccaaattataaaggggttatggcctcccgaagtcagcttacccgaaacatgactttaagaaaaaaaaaaattgatggcttctattttgatttggctcaagggtacttcttgagatgtcttttacttcacataaattatccatataactagtcatttacaacaaatcatgtcattttaaaattcaaaattaaaagtctttgaaTTTATATccgttagctcacgaatagtccaagaagcaaaaatacggaatataacaatAATGTTGCTACCAACTATCATGAAATGTCTTTGGAAGGGTGACATGAGGCAAAGTAATCAACTTTTATGTAATTACTTTCGTCAATCGGATGTTTCTTTTATACGTTAGATTAGATTGTCTTGTACGAAAAAGTTATTGTATAAAgagaaaattaaatataattttaaaaaattatttgtataaaGAGAATGGTAATTACAAGAAAGCTAATTACGTGATGTCGAGGGTCAATAATCGAAGTTTCCAGCAAACATACAATTCTCGTATTTGGTTTTACGTACATTAGacaaattttagttttaattttaattctaATGTTGGCTTTCTTTAAAAACTTTGGAAGAAGAACATTAGTAGGATAAATACATTGTTTTATCTTAGAAATCTACCATCTGATTGTTATttcaataataacatatatactCAACGTAATCTCACAAATAGAATTATATTCTTGGATTGTTTTGGggaaaattttatatatgacaAATCTTTTAAGTATAATAACTCCATATGGATATAGTTTTCctaattacatatatatttgtcattatacaaacactatagcgaattatacaaacgttatatCCACGAATTATTTATATActgaaatatacaaatactgCGAATTATataacgaattatacaaatgttgtacactaattgtatagcgaaatatataaacgttatacaaaaactgcgaattgtatagcaaattatacaaatgttatacaaaaactgcgaattgtataacgaattatacaaatgctattgtatagcgaattatacaaatgcagtacacgaattgtatagcgaaatatataaataaattatagcAAATCTCACCAAAATATACCCACAAATGGTAATAAAATGATACTATACCCATATGGAGTAATAAACTAATAATGTTTGTCATCTTGTGTAATTTTCCCTTGTTTTTATGCCTTAAATATGATAATATACCATAATTATGATAcgaatgtatatatgtatcacatAACTGtagaacaataataattttgtatatataaatgGCAAATGTATCAAACGTGTCATTTACTTAACAAGTCAACGTGTTTAGTTCAAGATTACTGTATTAACTAAAATCTGAttaaatcaattcaaaatttaacAGCCTTTATTCTTGTTTATATGCTCTTTCTCCTTAAATTACTTAATCTCCTTGACCAGGTAAACTTCATTTCTCTGTTCGATTACTTTTATCTTATAATAATTTAGCTAAGTTACTACTCCCTCCGTTTATTTCTATGGTCAAGACTCAAGAGATAGGAAAGGTAGAGAGAAGGGGCCGTCGTAGGTGCATAATAGAGTTTTTCTACCGACTTCTTTTAAAGTTAGAAGATCATTGGAAGACACTCAAAGACTATATCATATCGCGAAAGAACCACACTGGA
This region of Solanum dulcamara chromosome 9, daSolDulc1.2, whole genome shotgun sequence genomic DNA includes:
- the LOC129902119 gene encoding mitogen-activated protein kinase homolog NTF6, encoding METENIENSVEIKGIPTRDGKYVEYTVVGNLFEVTSKYVPPIQPVGRGAYGIVCCATNSETKEEIAIKKIGNAFENRIDAKRTLREIKLLSHMDHENIIKIKDIVRPPDREEFNDVYIVYELMDTDLHQIIRSSQALTEDHCQYFLYQLLRGLKYVHSANVLHRDLKPSNLLLNANCDLKICDFGLARTTSEADFMTEYVVTRWYRAPELLLNCTEYTAAIDIWSVGCILMELIKREPLFPGRDYAQQLGLIIKLLGSPEESDLGFLRSDNARKYVKQLPRVPKQPFSEHFPDVSPLALDLAEKMLVFDPAKRITVEDALNHPFMISLHEINEEPVCASPFNFDFEQASLSEEDIKELIWNEALKFDPDTTK